In Manis pentadactyla isolate mManPen7 chromosome 3, mManPen7.hap1, whole genome shotgun sequence, a single window of DNA contains:
- the TRIQK gene encoding triple QxxK/R motif-containing protein: MGRKDASTIKLPVDQYRKQIGKQDYKKTKPILRATKLKAEAKKTAIGIKEVGLVLAAILALLLAFYALFYLRLSADIDPDLEPDED, encoded by the exons ATGGGTAGAAAAGATGCCTCCACTATAAAACTTCCTGTTGATCAGTACAGAAAGCAAATTG GTAAACAGGATTATAAAAAAACCAAACCTATTTTACGAGCAACCAAATTAAAAGCAGAAGCAAAGAAAACAGCAATAGGCATAAAG gaAGTTGGCCTTGTTCTTGCAGCTATATTGGCCCTCCTACTGGCTTTCTATGCTCTCTTTTATCTAAGACTGTCTGCAGACATTGACCCTGATCTGGAACCAGATGAAGATTAG